From Aerosakkonema funiforme FACHB-1375, the proteins below share one genomic window:
- a CDS encoding Nif11-like leader peptide family natural product precursor translates to MFQEPIQSINAEDLPPEEFRFVKAQQAIYNFCMEIEQDAELKSQLETAANPQAFFEIAAEKGYEFSASDLQVAMGWALEKIELNSDELDDYELAEEELEMVAGGTFRALAMMRNSYWHETGICVDSQCFYLSYESSSQRALLAQAVKYMEKWQWKGNGEVEVFDTDGINDGRTSYTLTGLVYNGSTAGKTFDFSDLNKWQIDF, encoded by the coding sequence ATGTTCCAGGAACCAATCCAATCAATTAATGCAGAAGACTTGCCGCCGGAAGAGTTCCGTTTCGTCAAAGCTCAACAAGCCATTTACAATTTTTGTATGGAGATCGAACAAGATGCGGAACTCAAATCCCAACTAGAAACCGCTGCAAATCCGCAAGCTTTTTTTGAAATCGCCGCCGAAAAAGGCTATGAGTTTAGCGCCTCCGATCTGCAAGTTGCGATGGGCTGGGCATTAGAGAAAATAGAACTCAACTCCGACGAACTCGACGACTACGAACTCGCTGAAGAGGAGTTGGAGATGGTCGCCGGCGGTACGTTTCGCGCCTTGGCAATGATGCGAAATAGTTATTGGCACGAGACTGGTATTTGCGTTGACTCTCAGTGTTTTTACTTAAGCTATGAATCATCATCACAGCGAGCGTTACTAGCCCAAGCAGTCAAATATATGGAGAAATGGCAGTGGAAGGGTAATGGTGAAGTCGAAGTCTTCGATACCGATGGAATAAATGATGGACGAACTTCCTATACCTTGACTGGCTTGGTTTATAACGGGTCTACTGCGGGTAAAACGTTCGACTTTTCCGATCTGAATAAATGGCAGATCGATTTCTAA
- a CDS encoding CHASE2 domain-containing protein yields MGQFKNFFWQWRGVWITTPLVAVLVILLRLVGLLQSWEWAAFDRYMQLRPQTKVDDRIAIVGIGESDIEKLGTANIPDIVYARLLEKLKARKPRAIGLDIYRNLPEEPGYKELVQVFRSTPNLVGIEKVIGNKAWEIVPPPPELKAKQQVGANDLLEDADRKVRRSFLYVRDRDGKIIWSFAAHLALHYLEKEGIAVKRIAETKYQIGKSIITPFEANDGGYVRSDARGYQIILNYPNGNKHFNTVSLTDVLSDRLPPEWGKDRIILIGKIAESAKDSFFTPYSGGLIDLAAPMTGVEIHAQLVSQMISAALDGKSFFKSWSEISENFWILFWSGLGAILTWRLKNAARVKRFSFLKITALFLAAGVLLGSTYLAFLGGWWIPVVPPLLSFTGSAIAILFYLAHSAAEIRKTFGRYLTDEIVANLLESPEGLKLGGERRKITVIASDLRGFTALSEQLSPEEVVKILNIYLGYMTDVITYYHGTIDKLMGDGILILFGAPTIRENEAERAVACAIAMQLAMQSVNEKLASLGYPEIEMGIGINTGEAVVGNIGSEKRTEYGVIGNQVNLAFRIETFTVGGQIFISESTFSEVKSIVRINGEKEMKMKGVKQPIRVYEVVGIGEPYNLFLPKQEEILFPLHKPIGIQYTIVEGKIVEESLFKGKLVKLSAKGAEVQIDNVEEGFIPPNCTNIKLNILSGRSTEVSKDIYAKVLANSAENGIFYIRFTAKPIHIIPLLEVLSKHTNKV; encoded by the coding sequence GTGGGACAATTTAAAAATTTTTTTTGGCAATGGCGGGGTGTGTGGATTACTACTCCCTTAGTGGCGGTGTTGGTAATCCTATTGCGTTTAGTCGGTTTATTGCAGTCGTGGGAGTGGGCTGCATTCGATCGATATATGCAGCTGCGACCTCAGACAAAGGTAGATGACCGGATTGCGATCGTCGGAATTGGTGAATCAGACATCGAAAAACTTGGCACAGCGAACATACCAGATATTGTTTATGCCCGATTGCTGGAAAAATTGAAAGCCAGAAAGCCTAGAGCAATTGGTTTGGATATTTATCGCAATTTACCGGAAGAACCGGGTTATAAAGAATTAGTACAGGTGTTTAGATCCACCCCTAATTTAGTTGGTATAGAAAAAGTAATTGGCAATAAAGCTTGGGAAATAGTCCCCCCACCTCCAGAGTTAAAAGCTAAGCAGCAAGTAGGTGCAAACGACTTGCTGGAAGATGCCGATCGCAAAGTAAGGCGCAGCTTTTTGTATGTGCGCGATCGCGATGGCAAAATAATCTGGAGTTTCGCAGCTCATCTAGCTTTACATTATTTGGAAAAGGAAGGAATTGCTGTCAAAAGAATTGCGGAGACAAAATATCAAATCGGTAAATCGATAATTACTCCTTTTGAAGCGAATGATGGCGGTTATGTGCGATCTGACGCTCGCGGTTATCAAATTATCCTCAATTACCCAAACGGAAACAAGCATTTCAACACAGTTTCTCTGACAGATGTTCTTAGCGATCGACTTCCGCCAGAATGGGGCAAAGACCGCATTATTTTGATTGGAAAAATTGCTGAAAGTGCAAAGGATTCATTCTTTACTCCCTATAGCGGCGGTTTAATCGATCTGGCAGCTCCCATGACAGGGGTCGAAATTCACGCCCAGCTAGTCAGTCAGATGATTAGTGCTGCTCTTGACGGTAAGTCTTTCTTTAAAAGTTGGTCAGAAATTTCGGAGAATTTCTGGATTCTGTTTTGGTCTGGACTTGGTGCTATCTTGACTTGGCGATTGAAAAATGCCGCCAGAGTTAAAAGATTTTCTTTCCTAAAAATAACGGCTCTTTTTTTGGCAGCAGGAGTATTGCTCGGTAGCACTTATCTGGCTTTTTTAGGAGGGTGGTGGATACCTGTAGTACCGCCATTGCTGTCCTTCACAGGATCGGCGATCGCCATTCTCTTTTACCTCGCCCACAGCGCCGCAGAAATTCGCAAAACCTTTGGGCGTTACCTCACAGATGAAATTGTCGCCAATTTGTTAGAAAGTCCCGAAGGTTTGAAGCTTGGCGGCGAAAGGCGGAAAATTACTGTCATCGCCTCCGATTTAAGAGGTTTTACCGCTTTGTCGGAACAACTTTCACCCGAAGAAGTGGTGAAAATACTCAACATTTATTTGGGATACATGACGGATGTAATTACATACTATCATGGCACAATTGATAAACTCATGGGCGACGGGATTCTGATTCTTTTTGGCGCTCCTACAATTAGAGAAAATGAGGCTGAAAGAGCCGTTGCTTGCGCGATCGCTATGCAGTTAGCAATGCAGTCCGTCAATGAAAAGCTAGCTTCCTTGGGTTATCCAGAAATAGAAATGGGCATTGGCATTAACACAGGTGAAGCCGTAGTGGGAAACATCGGTTCGGAAAAACGCACTGAATATGGTGTGATTGGCAATCAAGTTAATTTAGCTTTTCGGATCGAAACATTTACAGTGGGTGGCCAAATTTTTATTTCCGAATCTACTTTTAGCGAAGTTAAATCTATTGTTAGGATAAACGGCGAAAAGGAAATGAAAATGAAAGGTGTTAAACAACCTATTAGGGTCTACGAAGTCGTTGGGATTGGTGAGCCTTACAATTTATTTTTGCCAAAACAAGAGGAAATATTGTTCCCACTGCATAAACCGATTGGAATTCAGTATACGATCGTCGAAGGAAAAATTGTTGAAGAAAGTTTATTTAAAGGCAAGTTAGTCAAGCTTTCTGCTAAAGGAGCGGAAGTACAGATTGACAATGTAGAAGAAGGGTTTATTCCCCCTAATTGTACTAATATTAAACTAAACATTTTAAGCGGAAGATCGACAGAAGTTAGTAAGGATATATATGCAAAAGTTTTAGCAAATTCAGCAGAGAACGGAATATTTTATATCCGGTTTACTGCTAAACCAATCCATATAATCCCATTACTAGAAGTTCTTTCTAAACATACAAATAAAGTTTAA
- a CDS encoding DUF928 domain-containing protein, with amino-acid sequence MVVAKSVNRLGSIVKVLSPALLIFTSLSPQLLAQMPSEWKVSLEFPPADDRGAPERSAGGGTRGPSCVESGVLPVTALMPTRDNVGTTASTNPTLFFYVPKTIAKSAEFVVVDEQGKEVYLSSFPLAATGGIVKVHIPQSASLQVGKDFVWQFALICDGSDRSKDQFVRGTIRPIELSSDLKQKLQQASSPLEQAKLFAEARIWNETLAIVAELRNTYPTEWEQLLKSVGLEALAAEPIVDSSTAEKSQLVIGNN; translated from the coding sequence ATGGTTGTAGCTAAATCTGTTAATCGGTTGGGGAGCATTGTCAAAGTGCTATCTCCAGCATTGCTAATTTTCACTAGCTTATCGCCTCAGCTTTTGGCGCAAATGCCTTCTGAGTGGAAAGTCAGTCTGGAATTTCCGCCTGCGGACGATCGAGGCGCACCCGAACGAAGTGCCGGCGGAGGAACTCGCGGTCCTTCCTGTGTCGAGTCCGGTGTTTTACCTGTAACCGCCTTGATGCCTACACGGGATAATGTGGGAACAACAGCGAGTACAAATCCAACGCTTTTTTTCTATGTCCCTAAAACCATCGCCAAGTCGGCAGAATTTGTGGTAGTTGACGAACAAGGCAAAGAAGTTTACCTCAGCAGTTTTCCACTAGCCGCGACTGGTGGCATAGTTAAAGTACACATCCCTCAAAGTGCATCTTTACAAGTAGGCAAAGATTTTGTGTGGCAGTTTGCCCTGATTTGCGATGGGTCAGACCGTAGCAAAGATCAATTTGTTCGGGGCACAATTCGACCTATTGAATTGAGTTCGGATCTCAAGCAAAAGCTACAGCAGGCTTCTTCACCTCTGGAACAGGCCAAGTTGTTTGCAGAGGCTAGGATTTGGAACGAAACTCTGGCTATTGTGGCCGAGCTGCGTAATACTTATCCTACGGAATGGGAACAGCTGTTAAAATCAGTTGGTTTGGAGGCTTTAGCTGCTGAGCCGATCGTCGATTCCTCGACGGCAGAGAAGAGTCAATTAGTAATAGGTAATAATTAA
- a CDS encoding type 2 lanthipeptide synthetase LanM family protein, whose protein sequence is MIVTHSHLMQIVAQASSLSERLCVDLLKTNSAEAIEPQLNDNRLNRWCQVVSQGNWEKFYKRLSWDELNIIQASSVVRSLPVVDGQALPAWAETLREIIQTAYSFANDRSFPKQSLGNEANVLFPLNKENELPFAEVLLPVVSVARQKLLNRLDSPSFHVDCLPLEVLSNSAYLTLEISLLYKLLNICGKTLEYELSRSRTVGKNLLNLLNILGKSTPDKTQFKAEYEDFMEKILADGLLTFFQNYPVLARLMATAVDFWVETTAQFLQRLKADLWEIQQVFQVAPGSAGVSPGSAGVSPAGAEEQTSIPVGENSHSAHKEFPSAHNYLGKAIDIKPSLSDPHNSGYTVIALTFESGLKLVYKPKGLGVEAAYTQFLTWCNQQGIPLQFKVLKVCDRQTYGWVEYVEHLPCEDEPAAQRFYQRSGMLLALLYALRVVDCHRENLIANGEHLVLIDMESIMHQEVNLMVDLAEQTEADTSVNLQFSDSVLRTGLLPHWEFTKNNRIAYDNSALGSFDPEPGNEIPSNVATLNGIPLSPDRYLDRMVTGFAQMYRFLIEKRELLLAPDSPLEILQNQPVRFIFRATRIYWSILQKSLAPQFLRDGVDRSIELEILARAFLVAPQKPDAWPIFHAEVKAMEQLDIPYFAAYTNSKALTVGLDKPIEDYFKAPSYQDVVNQLQNLNDTDLTQQIEIIKGSFYARLARKAASENNPSINQAEYSQISPLTKTQLLQEATRIATEIQARAIWGADGSVKWISFAYIPDVERFQLMPLPEDFYNGNGGIALFLSALDYVRQTRQFRDLALGALLSIRKFLQTADFESTRRFVRRGIGGATGLGSIIYTLVMTSRFLREPALIEDALGIANLITPEIIASDKQFDMIGGSAGAILGLLALHSETKDSGVLDKAIICGQHLLAHRTSVNGKPKAWKILGQKQYTGFSHGAAGIAYALLRLYEVTQDRAYLEAASEGIAYENSVFSAVAANWPDFRAFAQQNGEPGFMVSWCHGATGIGLARLGGLSILKTDEIDGDVQVSLQTTQKHTLQDVDCVCCGNFGRIEMLLFAAETLSRPELLAVAEKRAAWAVRRAEQAGGYLFPKLPNSVFTPSFFQGTSGIGYQLLRLADPEVLPCVLLCK, encoded by the coding sequence ATGATAGTAACTCACTCCCATCTAATGCAGATCGTTGCCCAAGCCAGTTCTTTATCAGAACGGTTATGTGTTGATTTACTCAAGACAAACTCTGCTGAGGCGATCGAACCACAACTGAACGATAACCGCTTGAATCGCTGGTGCCAGGTAGTTTCCCAAGGCAACTGGGAAAAATTTTACAAACGCCTTTCCTGGGATGAGTTAAACATTATACAAGCCAGCTCGGTAGTGCGATCGCTTCCTGTTGTCGATGGTCAAGCTTTGCCCGCATGGGCAGAGACTTTGCGAGAAATAATCCAAACCGCCTATTCCTTTGCTAACGATCGATCTTTTCCCAAACAGAGCCTGGGCAATGAGGCAAATGTACTATTTCCTTTAAACAAAGAAAATGAATTACCTTTTGCAGAAGTGCTTTTACCAGTCGTCTCTGTAGCGCGACAAAAATTATTAAATCGTCTCGATTCTCCGTCATTCCACGTAGATTGCTTACCATTAGAAGTACTTTCTAATTCAGCATATCTGACATTAGAAATCAGCTTACTTTACAAACTCTTAAATATCTGCGGCAAAACCCTGGAATATGAATTATCCCGTTCCCGTACCGTGGGAAAAAATTTACTTAACTTACTAAACATACTGGGAAAATCCACTCCTGACAAGACGCAATTTAAGGCAGAATATGAAGATTTTATGGAAAAAATTTTGGCGGATGGATTATTGACATTTTTCCAAAATTACCCCGTTTTGGCGAGATTAATGGCAACAGCAGTGGATTTTTGGGTGGAAACAACAGCGCAGTTTTTGCAACGCCTCAAAGCGGATCTCTGGGAGATTCAGCAAGTGTTTCAAGTTGCGCCTGGTAGCGCAGGCGTCTCGCCTGGTAGTGCAGGCGTCTCGCCTGCGGGAGCAGAGGAACAGACGAGCATACCGGTAGGAGAGAATTCTCACTCAGCACACAAAGAGTTCCCATCTGCACATAATTATTTGGGCAAAGCCATCGACATCAAACCTTCATTATCCGATCCGCATAATTCCGGGTACACAGTGATTGCACTTACTTTTGAATCCGGATTAAAGCTAGTTTACAAACCCAAGGGATTAGGGGTAGAAGCGGCATATACTCAATTTTTAACTTGGTGCAATCAGCAGGGTATTCCTTTACAATTTAAAGTTTTAAAAGTGTGCGATCGCCAAACTTACGGTTGGGTTGAATACGTAGAACATTTGCCCTGTGAAGATGAACCAGCAGCCCAACGTTTTTATCAACGTTCGGGAATGTTGTTAGCGCTGCTGTATGCACTCAGAGTAGTTGATTGTCACCGCGAAAATTTAATCGCTAACGGCGAACATTTAGTGCTGATCGATATGGAAAGTATCATGCACCAAGAAGTAAATCTTATGGTCGATTTAGCAGAACAAACTGAAGCTGACACATCTGTAAATTTACAATTTTCCGACTCTGTTTTACGCACGGGATTGTTACCCCATTGGGAGTTTACCAAAAATAACCGCATTGCCTACGATAATAGCGCATTAGGCAGCTTCGATCCAGAACCGGGGAACGAAATTCCTAGCAATGTCGCGACTTTGAATGGAATTCCCTTATCGCCCGATCGCTATCTCGATCGCATGGTAACTGGTTTTGCACAAATGTATCGTTTTTTAATAGAAAAGCGAGAATTGCTGCTAGCACCCGATAGCCCTCTAGAAATATTGCAAAATCAGCCCGTTAGATTTATTTTTCGCGCTACCAGGATTTATTGGTCAATTTTACAAAAAAGTCTCGCTCCCCAATTCCTTCGGGATGGAGTCGATCGCAGCATCGAACTGGAAATCTTAGCCCGCGCTTTTCTCGTCGCTCCCCAAAAGCCTGATGCTTGGCCGATTTTTCATGCAGAAGTCAAAGCGATGGAACAGTTGGATATTCCCTACTTTGCCGCTTACACTAACAGTAAAGCTCTCACCGTTGGCTTAGATAAACCGATCGAAGATTATTTTAAAGCACCCAGCTATCAAGATGTTGTCAATCAACTGCAAAACTTAAATGACACAGATTTAACTCAACAAATAGAAATTATCAAAGGTTCTTTTTATGCCAGGTTAGCGCGAAAAGCAGCCAGCGAAAATAACCCATCTATCAATCAAGCTGAATATTCACAAATTAGCCCGCTAACCAAAACACAATTATTGCAAGAAGCGACCCGCATCGCTACCGAAATTCAAGCACGGGCAATCTGGGGTGCAGATGGGAGCGTCAAGTGGATTAGCTTTGCCTATATTCCCGATGTAGAACGCTTTCAACTCATGCCTTTGCCCGAAGATTTTTATAACGGCAATGGCGGTATCGCTTTATTTTTATCAGCCTTAGATTATGTCAGGCAAACTAGGCAATTTCGAGATTTAGCTTTGGGAGCTTTGCTGTCAATCCGCAAATTTTTGCAAACTGCCGATTTTGAGTCTACCCGCCGATTTGTGCGGCGCGGCATAGGCGGAGCGACCGGTCTGGGTTCTATTATCTACACCTTAGTTATGACCAGTCGTTTCTTGAGAGAACCAGCACTTATAGAAGATGCTTTGGGTATTGCTAATTTAATTACACCCGAAATCATCGCATCTGACAAACAATTTGATATGATTGGCGGTTCCGCTGGGGCAATTTTGGGATTGTTGGCGCTACACTCAGAAACAAAAGATTCTGGAGTTTTAGATAAAGCGATAATTTGCGGTCAGCATTTACTGGCACATCGCACTAGCGTTAACGGTAAGCCGAAAGCATGGAAAATTTTGGGACAGAAGCAGTATACCGGTTTTTCTCACGGTGCGGCTGGGATTGCCTATGCGCTGTTGCGACTTTATGAGGTGACGCAAGATCGAGCTTATTTAGAAGCAGCTAGCGAAGGTATTGCCTACGAAAACAGTGTATTTTCTGCCGTCGCGGCTAATTGGCCCGATTTCCGAGCTTTTGCCCAACAAAACGGCGAACCTGGATTTATGGTTAGCTGGTGTCATGGGGCAACTGGAATTGGGTTAGCCCGTTTGGGTGGTTTGTCAATTTTAAAGACAGATGAAATTGATGGAGATGTGCAGGTAAGTTTACAGACAACGCAAAAACATACGTTACAAGATGTGGATTGTGTCTGCTGCGGTAATTTCGGACGTATAGAAATGCTGCTCTTTGCTGCCGAAACGCTGTCTCGCCCCGAATTGCTCGCGGTTGCCGAAAAAAGGGCCGCTTGGGCTGTCCGTCGAGCAGAGCAAGCCGGAGGCTATCTTTTTCCTAAGTTGCCCAATTCTGTATTTACTCCGAGTTTTTTTCAAGGAACTTCTGGGATTGGCTACCAGCTGCTTCGGCTGGCAGATCCAGAAGTGCTGCCTTGCGTGTTGTTATGTAAATGA